The following are encoded together in the Magnetospirillum gryphiswaldense MSR-1 v2 genome:
- a CDS encoding SDR family oxidoreductase, translated as MMDGKVAVVTGAGRGIGLATARLLTMRGATVLRVGLGGEEAPDYLAADMGDPAQVIDLYRQVHKRFGRLDILVNNAGILGDARLGMIAQDMMQRVLAVNLMGVVNNIQAASKLMRRSGGGAIVSLSSIVGLRGNVGQTVYAASKAGVVGATLSAAKELAIDNIRVNAVAPGFIDTDMVGHLDDATTAERLAAIPLGRAGTADEVAEIIAFLCSDAAGYVTGQVIGVDGGMVL; from the coding sequence ATGATGGACGGCAAGGTGGCGGTGGTGACGGGAGCGGGGCGGGGCATCGGCTTGGCGACGGCGCGGCTGTTGACGATGCGCGGCGCCACCGTGCTGCGCGTCGGACTGGGCGGCGAAGAGGCGCCCGATTATCTGGCCGCCGATATGGGCGATCCGGCCCAGGTCATCGATCTTTACCGTCAGGTGCACAAACGCTTCGGTCGTTTGGATATTCTGGTCAACAATGCCGGCATTCTGGGCGACGCCCGTTTGGGCATGATCGCCCAGGACATGATGCAACGGGTGCTGGCGGTCAATCTGATGGGGGTGGTCAACAACATCCAGGCGGCGTCCAAGCTGATGCGGCGATCGGGTGGCGGCGCCATCGTCTCGCTGTCCTCCATCGTCGGTCTGCGCGGCAATGTCGGTCAGACCGTCTACGCCGCCTCGAAAGCCGGGGTGGTCGGTGCTACCTTGTCGGCAGCCAAGGAACTGGCCATCGATAACATCCGCGTCAACGCCGTGGCGCCCGGTTTCATCGACACCGACATGGTCGGCCATCTCGACGACGCCACCACCGCCGAGCGGCTGGCCGCCATTCCCCTGGGGCGGGCCGGCACGGCGGACGAGGTGGCCGAAATCATCGCCTTCTTGTGTTCCGACGCCGCCGGCTACGTCACCGGTCAGGTGATCGGCGTCGATGGCGGGATGGTGTTGTGA
- a CDS encoding NeuD/PglB/VioB family sugar acetyltransferase encodes MSGAPCFVIAGAGGLGREMAVYARDAGLRVRGFLDDTDADPRGFGLDVPVLSSVDSYVPMPHDAVLVAVGDPGDRAAIAARLAVRGADFGQLIHPLAYVARPSVLGPGCVVAPFASIGLNVRLGPHCLINTHAGIGHDVELGAACVISPHAVINGFARLGDGVMMGSAAVVAPRIVVGVAAKLSAGTVVLAEVAAGATMWGNPARALPPAPSGTKQN; translated from the coding sequence GTGAGCGGCGCCCCCTGTTTCGTCATCGCCGGCGCCGGCGGTCTGGGCCGCGAGATGGCGGTTTATGCCCGCGACGCCGGCTTGCGGGTGCGTGGCTTCCTCGACGATACCGACGCCGACCCGCGTGGTTTCGGCCTGGACGTGCCGGTGCTGTCGAGTGTGGATTCCTATGTGCCGATGCCGCACGACGCCGTGCTGGTGGCGGTCGGCGATCCGGGCGACCGTGCCGCCATCGCCGCCCGTCTGGCGGTGCGCGGCGCCGATTTCGGCCAATTGATCCATCCGCTCGCCTATGTGGCCCGGCCTTCGGTGCTGGGGCCGGGCTGTGTCGTCGCTCCCTTCGCCAGCATCGGCCTCAATGTCCGGCTTGGTCCCCATTGCCTGATCAATACCCATGCCGGTATCGGCCACGATGTCGAATTGGGGGCGGCTTGCGTGATTTCCCCGCATGCGGTGATCAACGGTTTCGCCCGGCTCGGCGACGGCGTCATGATGGGGTCGGCGGCGGTGGTGGCGCCGCGCATTGTGGTGGGGGTGGCGGCCAAGCTGTCCGCCGGCACGGTGGTGTTGGCCGAGGTGGCCGCCGGGGCCACGATGTGGGGCAATCCGGCGCGCGCCTTGCCGCCGGCACCGTCAGGCACTAAACAGAACTGA